CGATCTTCGTCTGGCTCCTGTTATCCGCACACCACGAGCATTTCTTCGGCCGGTGACCTCCATGCCAAGCCCATTGCCCGCCGCGACTGCGGTGAGCGAACAACCACGATCCTGCCCCTACACCATCCGGAATCTCTGGTTTCACTACCCAGCCTCACATCCCGCGCTTCATCGTGCCGTTCCCTGGGTCATCCAGGATCTGTCGCTTGACGTCCGGTCAGGAGAAATCCTGGGCGTCCTTGGTCCAAACGGATCCGGGAAGAGCTCTCTCGTCAAAATCCTGGCGGGCCTGCTCCGCCCGCAACGCGGCGCGATACAGATGTTCGGAGCGGATCTCAGCCAGCTTACTCCCCGGGATCGGGCTCGGCGCATCGCCGTCGTGTTCCAGGATGCGCCTATCACCTTTCCAATGACCATCCGGGAACTCGTCCTGAGGGGGCGCTACCCCCATCGTTCCGAGACCGGGCTGTTTTCCGGTTGGGGATGGGAATCGGTGCAGGATCATGAGATCGTTCGGCAGTCGATGGACGAGGTCGAAATTGCCCACCTGGCGGATCGCCCCCTCCATTCAATATCGGCCGGGGAACGACAGCGGGCCTATCTCGCCAGAGCCCTGGCGCAGCGGACACCGGTGCTGATTCTGGACGAACCGACGGCCTATCTTGATGTCCATCACCAGGTCGCCTGCTTCCGGATCTTGCACCGCCTGCAGCTCGCGCGGAAACAGACGATTGTGATCGTCACCCATGACCTGCATCTCGCCGGCCATCTCTGTGATCGCATCCTGTTGTTGAGCCATGGATTGACGGCGGCGCTGGGACCGCCGCATGAGGTGCTTCAGGCCGACCGCCTCGAATCGGTGTTCCACTGTCGGGTTCGGGTCCTTGTCGAGCCCCATCCCCTGACCTCTCGTCCGATGGTCACCGCCTATCCCGATCTGCGGATGGAAACAGGGAGTCAGTCGCCGCCATAGACAATGCGGCGACCTGAACGCCTGCACCGCGTCCGGTCCCCCGAAGCCGATTGGTGCAGATTCAATTTAACAGGAGGAAGTGAGTCAGGGACCAGAAGAGCAGCACGGGGAAGATGGTGAGACACCATCACGGTACCGCCACTGTATGCGGGGAGTGACCTTCCAGACAGGCCACTGTGTACGACACGTACATGGGAAGGCGGAAGGGAGCAGGGATCCGCGAGTCAGGAGATCCGGCTGCTGCTGAATGCCACAACACCCTTCGAGGTAAAGGGAGGCGGACCATGCAGGATCATCGTTGGGGCCCAATGGCCCTGATGATCGGGATGTGCGTCATGGGCTGGGGAGCACCGGAGGCCTCCGCAGCCGACACAGAAGAGGAGCCGGTGCCGGTGCGGGATGTCATCATCAGCGCGACGAAAACCGAAATTGATGCCAGCAAGGCCACGAGCGCCGTCGAGGTGATTCGCGGCGAGGAGATGGAGCGGAAGAAATTCAGATCCGTCCTGGATGCCTTGCGCCTGGCCCAAGGCATCACGGCCTTCCAATCCGGCGGTCCCGGCAACATTGCTACCGTGCAAATGCGAGGGACGAAGAGCGCTCACACCATGGTGGTGATCGACGGGGTCATCGCCAACAGCCCCAACTCCGGCCTGTTCAACTTCGGCAACCTGTCGGCAGATAACATTGAACGGATCGAGATCCTCCGCGGCGCCCAGAGCATGTTATGGGGCTCCGACGCGATGGGCGGAGTGATCCATATCATTACCAAGAAGGGAAGCGGCGCTCCCACGGCCAATGCTTTTCTGGAATATGGTTCCTTCGCCACGTTGCGGGAGGGGCTATCGGCATCGGGAGCCAGGGGACCCTTCGATTTTTCCTTTACATTGACCCGCTGGGACACCAGCAGCTTCTCCTCGACCAACTACCAGCGTGGGGCCTACGAACGGGACGGCTTCCATAATTGGAATACCTCGGCCAGGATCGGGGCGGCGTTGCCGCACCACGGCCGGCTGGACCTCACCGTGCGCTGGTGGAATGCCGATGTCGATTTCGACGGACAGACAGGCAACAGCGAGCCGGCGGACATGTTCGGAAGCCGCCAGACGACCAGGAACCTGCTTCTCAGCGGTGTCTATGAGCAACCGATCACGGACTGGTGGAGTCAGAAGCTGACCTTGGCCCAAGGGACCGAACGGTTCATGTCGCAGAGCGGCCCGGCCGGATTCAACGTCACGACCGGCCAGCCGATTGTCCCGGATCCCTTCTGTGGCTTTCCCGCTCCGGCCGGATCCTGTTTTTTCCCCTTCGCCGCCGACTTCAAAACCATCAATCGCCGGTTGGAATGGCAACACAATGTTCAGATCGGCAAACCGCTCCTCCTAACCGCCGGATACCAGTTCCGCGAGGAATTCGGAGACAACGCGCAGGATTTCGGCGCCGATTCGGCCAAACGGCGGATCGCCTCCAATGCCGGATTCGCGCAGGCGCAGGTCAATCTCCAGGACCGATTGTTGCTGACCGCCGGCATCCGATACGACAGCTATAACACCTTCGGCGACGCCACCACCTACCGGGTGACTGCCGGATATCACATCCATGAAACCGGGACGAAGCTCCGCGGCAGTTATGCCACAGGGTTCAAGGCTCCCACCCTGAACGATTTGTTCTTTCAATCGGGCGGCTTTCCGGTCAGCAACCCGAATCTAAAACCGGAACGCAGCCAAAGCTTGGATGCGGGTCTCGATCAAAGCTTATGGAAAGGGCGCGTTCTGCTGAGCGGCGGATACTTCTGGAATCACTTCCGCGACTTGATCCAATTCCCATTATTAGGCGCGCCCTCCCTGTGCCCGCCCGAGACGTTTGGCTTCTGCCCCGTGAACATCGCCGCAGCCAGAACGCAGGGGTGGGAGTTTTCCGGCAAGATCAGCCTGATGGACGGCCTGGAGTTGAAAGCGCAATACACGAACACCCATGCGCGGGACCTGACGACCGGCAAACGCCTGGCCCGCTGGCCGGTTGACCAGGCCAGCGTCGGGCTGGCTTATCAACCGATCGCGCCGCTTCACGTGTTTATCGACTACCGGTTTGTCGGCGCACGGAACAATGACATTGCCAACTCGCCGGGACAGCGCCTCGGCTCCTTCGGCGTGGTGAACGTCGCCGCGAGCTATGACCTCACCAAACGCTGGCAGATTTATGGTCGCATCGACAATCTGCTCGGCCAAGACTATGAAGAGATTTTAACCTTTGGGACGCCGATCCGCTCCGTCTTCGGAGGCATCAAGTTCACCTATTGACGGCCTGGCCCGATCAACGTCACATCGTTGCAACGGAACCATGAAGTCCATACAACCTCGCGCCAGGGCCATCGCCGTGCTGGGAACGGCCTCCGATGTCGGAAAGACCGCTGTCTCGGCGGGCTTGTGCCGGATTCTGGTTCGTCACGGCATCCGCGTCGCTCCCTTCAAAGCCCAGAACATGGCGCTGAACTCGTTCGTCACGCCGGAGGGCGGGGAAATCGGGCGCGCCCAAGCGTTGCAGGCGCGGGCCTGTGGATTGGACCCTCACGTGGATATGAATCCCATTCTGCTGAAACCGGAATCCGACAGGCGTTCCCAGGTTATTGTTCGAGGTCAGGCAATCCAGTCACTGGAGGCTCAGGCATATTTTGACCGGCGGGAGGAGATCTGGGCCATCGTGCGCGAGAGCTACGATCGCCTTGCGGGCGCCTACGAGGCGATTGTTATCGAAGGAGCGGGCAGCGCCGCGGAGGTGAACCTTCGCGAGCATGACGTGGTCAACTGGCGGACGGCCCGCTGGGCCGATGCCAAGGTCCTGCTCGTCGCGGACATCGATCGCGGCGGCGTATTCGCGCAAATGCTGGGCACCTTGGACCTCTTGGCGCCAGACGAACGCCGCCGCGTCATCGCGCTTGTCGTCAACAAGTTTCGCGGCGACCCCAGACTGTTTGCCGATGGCCAACAGTATCTTGAAGCGCGCACCGGGCTTCCCGTTTGGCTCGTGCCCTTTCTCCCGGATGCGCATCTCGACCAGGAAGACCGCCTGGACCTGGCCGCCTCCGCTCAGCGAGCATTCTTGGATTCCTCTGTGAATGTCGCCGTGGTGCTGCTGCCCCGCCTGAGCAACTTCACCGACTTCAATGCGCTCGCCCGCGAGGAGGGTCTGAGCCTCCGGTATGTCGCCACCCCAGAGGACCTGAGCCACGCCGATGTCATCATCCTTCCGGGCACGAAAAACACCCTCGACGACCTTCGATATCTCGTTGAGCGGGGATTCGGGCCCGCTTTGAAGGCCCACGTGGACCGGGGAGGGGAGTTGATCGGCATTTGCGGCGGCTATCAAATGATGGGCCGGCACATTCACGATCCGGACGGCCTCGAAGCAGGCGGTTCCTCGCCAGGCTTCGGCTTCCTGGACATCCAGACAGAACTGAAATCGCCCAAGATCTGCCGGCGTGTCCGGGGACGGGTATCGGCTCTCGAAGGACTAGACGATTGCGTGATCGAGGGCTATGAAATCCACATGGGTCGGATCACCGGACGTACGAGGTCGTCCTGTTTTACGCTCCACCGTCCCGCAACCGATGAAGCATTTCGCTCGTGCGATCCCAGCCTGTCCGAGGAAGAAGGGACCTGGGCCTTCGGAGGCCGGGTCTGGGGCACGAGCATCCACGGCCTGTTCGACCATGCGTCGTTTCGGTTGGGATGGATGAACCGCGCCAGAACCAGAAAGGGCCTCCCGGCGATTGGCCTTGCCACCCATCTTTCCGCTTCCGCCTCTCTCGACAGCGCCTTAGACCGATGGGCCGATCACCTCGAGCGCCATATGAATCTCGCATCCATCATAGAAGGCTTCGAGCGATCTTTTCCCAGTGGCTGAGGTCCAACCAAGGGGGAGACCGATGAAGACGAGAAAAGGGGGCATGCGGATCACCAAGGTCTATACCCGCACCGGCGATAAGGGGCGGACCAGGTTGGCCGGCGGGCAGCAGGTGTGGAAGGACAGCGCGCGGGTGGAGGCCTACGGGACGGTGGACGAACTCAATGCGGCCATCGGCGTGGTCCGTTCCTGTATGCCATCCGGGCAGGGGCCCAATCCTGACCCTGTGCGGCTGGATCAGGAACTTGGGTGGGTCCAACACAAACTGTTCGACCTCGGTGCCCTGCTCGCGACGGCACCGGGCCAGACCTTTCCGAACATGCCTCAGATTGCGCAACAGGATGTCACTCGTCTCGAGCGGCTCATCGATACCTGCCAAAAGGACTTGCCGCCGCTCAAAGAGTTTCTCCTTCCGGGTGGCAGTCTCGTGCCAAGCCTGCTGCATTTGGCGCGGACGATTTGCCGACGGGCCGAACGTCACTGTGTTCGGCTCTCCCGCGAGGAGCCCGCCGACGGCATGGCCATCATCTTTCTCAACCGGCTGAGCGACACGTTCTTTGTGCTGGCCCGGTGGGTCGCCCACCGCCGCCGCGAACCCGAGGTCCTCTGGGATCGCCATCCACCAACCCGGACTCCGTAGATCCCCAGCCGCTCCTGTCCCGATTCTGAGTCACCTCTTCGGTGCTCTATCCGCTCAGTCCGGGCCACGTCCGGCGCGTGACCGGATAGGCGGACGGCTCATCGAGCCGTGAGCGAACGCCGTCCACGTATTTGACAGATACGGATTATCTGATAATCAAGTCTAGTGACGTCGTTGTGCGTTGAACCCCATTACCGCCGCTCCTGACCGCTTTGGTGCCTATCGTGGCCATCGTCGTCCTGTGAAGGGGGCAAATAAAAAGAATCTCTTGAGGCGTGGCCTCCGGCCGCCAAGAGCAATCTGAAGGGCGGCCGGTTCAACCGAAGGCCTGTATGGAGGATTCCATGATCACCCCGCGCGCAATGCTCTGTGCCTGTCTGATCGTCTGGGCCGCCGTCGTTGGAGCCGGCTCACCGGCATGGGCCACTGACGAAGCCGAAACGAGCGAACTGCTTATCAAGATGGTCAAAGCTGGCCGGGCGACCGTCTCCGAACATCAGGAATTGATCAACGACGCCTCCAAGGGCAACAAGGGATTTACAGGAGATTTTCTGGCGGAACAGGTCATCACCCGCTTCCGGAACCAAACCAAGATCGACCTGACGCGCCCCACCAATCTGCCCCAGGCCAATGTGCTGCTGAGTCTGCTTGAAGCCGAACGAGAGGTCGTGGACGAAGCACAGATCGTCATCAACAAGCAGGGCGTCGGATTCAAGGGCTTCCTGCCCGCCGTCTTTGCGCGCAAGACCGGAGAACGGTTCTATCGGAAGACCGGCATCCGCATCAAATTGACCGGCATCGACTATCGCAATCCGAACAACCGTCCCGATGAGTTCGAGTCGGAGGTGCTCAAACTGTTTTCCGACAGCCGGCATCCGAAGGGACAACCCTATGCCAAGGCGACGATGTTGAACGGCAAACCGGTTTATCGGCTGATGGACCCGGAATATGCCGGCCCATCGTGCCTGTCTTGTCACGGCAATCCAAAGGGCGAACGGGACATCACCGGCATGCGAAAGGAAGGCTGGAAGGAAGGAGAACTGGCAGGCGCCCTGAGTATCGTCTATCCCATGAGATAAGCGTGAACCGCCATCTGATAGCCGTTGTGCGCATGATTTTCTAACCACGTGTATTCACGAAGGAGGCATTCATGAGCAAGATCGTGGTCTGCGATGATTCCTACTCCGAACTGCAAATCATCGAGGGGTATCTGAAAGCCGCCAACCACACCGTCGTTACGTATCCCAATACCGATAAGCTCGAGGACAAGCTGGCGGCGGAGAAGCCGGATCTGGTCATCCTCGATGTGGTCATGCCGGGCCGAAACGGCTTCCAAGCCTGCCGCGACCTAAAGAACGACGACCGGTTCAAACACATTCCCGTCGTCCTCTGCACCTCCAAAGGACAGGACAGCGACAAGTTTTGGGGTGAACAACAGGGGGCCAACGGCTACGTCGTGAAACCGTTCAAAGCGGAAGATCTCTTGGCCGCCGTGAAACGAGCGATGCATTGACCGGCGCCAACCAGCAGTGTACTGACAGCGCAGGAGCGGTTTTGAACAGCCATGGCACAGATTGACGTCCCCGTTCTCTCCACGGCGGCCGCGGCCGCGCACACCTTCCGCGCCTGTCTCTTCGTCATCGCGGGTGAATGGCTCGCGATTGATCTGCGATATGTACGGGAGGTGTTCCCCGTCGAGTCCGTAACCCCCGTCCCGAAAATGCCGTCCGTCCTCGTCGGCGTGGCGAACCTGCGGGGCACCGTCATGCCGCTGGTGGATATACGGCCGGCGTTGGGGTTGCCGCCCGCGCCTGTTCCCCAAAAACTCGCCGTGGTGATCAAGCATGGCCCTCAACAAGCCGGTCTCTTGATCGACGACGTGCCCGAGATTCGCACCGTGTCGGCAGACGCCTTGCTCACGCCACCGTCACAAGCAGACCGGAGCGCACAGCCGTTCATTGCCGCGCTGCTCCCGATCGATGGCAAGATGGGCGGACTCATCGAAGTCCCTGCGCTGCTCTCCATCGTCGAGCGAGGTTAGGCCTTACCTCTATGGTCATCGATTCCATTCACTCCGGTGATCTCCGGAAACGGGTTTCCCCAGACAAGCCGTGTCGTCGCAAGAGGAGGCAGTCATGAAAAAGAGCAAGGGCGTCGGCCTGGAATCCATGAGCTGGTTTCGCGACCTGCGCACGGAAGCGAAATTGATCGTGGGATTCGGCCTGGTCAGTTTCATCATCATGTTCGTCGCGGGACTGGGTTTCTTCAAACTCCGCCAACTCGCAGGCCAATCACAGGTGACCTATGTGGATTACGTCGTGCCGTTGGCCGAGTTCTCGGAAATGGGCACCGCGTTGACCGATCATCACCAGATCCTGCTTCAGATGGCCTCGGCATCGCGCAAGAGCGATGTGGAAGCGGAAACCCCGAAACTCGCGAAGCATGAAGACACCGTGATGAGGGTGCTGCGCGAATACGAATCGACGACCCTGCGGGTGTCGCGGGCCGGGCGCGATGAAGCCGCGGATCTGGCGCTGCTCAAGCCGGCTATCCTGCGCTATTTCACCGAAGCCAAGAATTCCACGCACGCGTACCTCGATAGTTTCGACCGGACCTTGTCGCCCGAGCAGTCTCAACAACTCCGCGATCTCGGCATCTTGGCCCTCACGGTCAACCTGACACCCATCTTCGAGCAGGCGGTCCTTCGGCACAGCGAACAGGTCACCACCATGAAGGACATTGCCAATGATCTGAACGAAGAGGCCAAAGCCATCGCGAATAACGGAGAGAAGCTGCTCCTCATCGGCGGTGTGGTGGCCGTC
The DNA window shown above is from Nitrospira tepida and carries:
- a CDS encoding Tll0287-like domain-containing protein, with protein sequence MITPRAMLCACLIVWAAVVGAGSPAWATDEAETSELLIKMVKAGRATVSEHQELINDASKGNKGFTGDFLAEQVITRFRNQTKIDLTRPTNLPQANVLLSLLEAEREVVDEAQIVINKQGVGFKGFLPAVFARKTGERFYRKTGIRIKLTGIDYRNPNNRPDEFESEVLKLFSDSRHPKGQPYAKATMLNGKPVYRLMDPEYAGPSCLSCHGNPKGERDITGMRKEGWKEGELAGALSIVYPMR
- a CDS encoding cobyric acid synthase; translated protein: MKSIQPRARAIAVLGTASDVGKTAVSAGLCRILVRHGIRVAPFKAQNMALNSFVTPEGGEIGRAQALQARACGLDPHVDMNPILLKPESDRRSQVIVRGQAIQSLEAQAYFDRREEIWAIVRESYDRLAGAYEAIVIEGAGSAAEVNLREHDVVNWRTARWADAKVLLVADIDRGGVFAQMLGTLDLLAPDERRRVIALVVNKFRGDPRLFADGQQYLEARTGLPVWLVPFLPDAHLDQEDRLDLAASAQRAFLDSSVNVAVVLLPRLSNFTDFNALAREEGLSLRYVATPEDLSHADVIILPGTKNTLDDLRYLVERGFGPALKAHVDRGGELIGICGGYQMMGRHIHDPDGLEAGGSSPGFGFLDIQTELKSPKICRRVRGRVSALEGLDDCVIEGYEIHMGRITGRTRSSCFTLHRPATDEAFRSCDPSLSEEEGTWAFGGRVWGTSIHGLFDHASFRLGWMNRARTRKGLPAIGLATHLSASASLDSALDRWADHLERHMNLASIIEGFERSFPSG
- a CDS encoding chemotaxis protein CheW, translated to MAQIDVPVLSTAAAAAHTFRACLFVIAGEWLAIDLRYVREVFPVESVTPVPKMPSVLVGVANLRGTVMPLVDIRPALGLPPAPVPQKLAVVIKHGPQQAGLLIDDVPEIRTVSADALLTPPSQADRSAQPFIAALLPIDGKMGGLIEVPALLSIVERG
- a CDS encoding ABC transporter ATP-binding protein, whose amino-acid sequence is MPSPLPAATAVSEQPRSCPYTIRNLWFHYPASHPALHRAVPWVIQDLSLDVRSGEILGVLGPNGSGKSSLVKILAGLLRPQRGAIQMFGADLSQLTPRDRARRIAVVFQDAPITFPMTIRELVLRGRYPHRSETGLFSGWGWESVQDHEIVRQSMDEVEIAHLADRPLHSISAGERQRAYLARALAQRTPVLILDEPTAYLDVHHQVACFRILHRLQLARKQTIVIVTHDLHLAGHLCDRILLLSHGLTAALGPPHEVLQADRLESVFHCRVRVLVEPHPLTSRPMVTAYPDLRMETGSQSPP
- a CDS encoding cob(I)yrinic acid a,c-diamide adenosyltransferase; translation: MKTRKGGMRITKVYTRTGDKGRTRLAGGQQVWKDSARVEAYGTVDELNAAIGVVRSCMPSGQGPNPDPVRLDQELGWVQHKLFDLGALLATAPGQTFPNMPQIAQQDVTRLERLIDTCQKDLPPLKEFLLPGGSLVPSLLHLARTICRRAERHCVRLSREEPADGMAIIFLNRLSDTFFVLARWVAHRRREPEVLWDRHPPTRTP
- a CDS encoding TonB-dependent receptor plug domain-containing protein, encoding MQDHRWGPMALMIGMCVMGWGAPEASAADTEEEPVPVRDVIISATKTEIDASKATSAVEVIRGEEMERKKFRSVLDALRLAQGITAFQSGGPGNIATVQMRGTKSAHTMVVIDGVIANSPNSGLFNFGNLSADNIERIEILRGAQSMLWGSDAMGGVIHIITKKGSGAPTANAFLEYGSFATLREGLSASGARGPFDFSFTLTRWDTSSFSSTNYQRGAYERDGFHNWNTSARIGAALPHHGRLDLTVRWWNADVDFDGQTGNSEPADMFGSRQTTRNLLLSGVYEQPITDWWSQKLTLAQGTERFMSQSGPAGFNVTTGQPIVPDPFCGFPAPAGSCFFPFAADFKTINRRLEWQHNVQIGKPLLLTAGYQFREEFGDNAQDFGADSAKRRIASNAGFAQAQVNLQDRLLLTAGIRYDSYNTFGDATTYRVTAGYHIHETGTKLRGSYATGFKAPTLNDLFFQSGGFPVSNPNLKPERSQSLDAGLDQSLWKGRVLLSGGYFWNHFRDLIQFPLLGAPSLCPPETFGFCPVNIAAARTQGWEFSGKISLMDGLELKAQYTNTHARDLTTGKRLARWPVDQASVGLAYQPIAPLHVFIDYRFVGARNNDIANSPGQRLGSFGVVNVAASYDLTKRWQIYGRIDNLLGQDYEEILTFGTPIRSVFGGIKFTY
- a CDS encoding response regulator transcription factor; protein product: MSKIVVCDDSYSELQIIEGYLKAANHTVVTYPNTDKLEDKLAAEKPDLVILDVVMPGRNGFQACRDLKNDDRFKHIPVVLCTSKGQDSDKFWGEQQGANGYVVKPFKAEDLLAAVKRAMH